One Dictyostelium discoideum AX4 chromosome 3 chromosome, whole genome shotgun sequence genomic region harbors:
- the pfdn5 gene encoding prefoldin alpha-like domain containing protein — protein MSEPQQQQVNLGSLSLEQLQMVREQVEAEIQQLSESIQQLKHASNKYIEAKEAMGGLKGTDGKDMLVPLTSSIYLPGKINSNEKVLVDIGTGYYVEMGIEQGQNFSNRKVQLITEQVNKVQTAINMKRQNLESIVQVAQSKISLYKQQQAQQSQQQVQQK, from the exons ATGTCagaaccacaacaacaacaagttaATTTAGGATCATTATCCTTAGAACAATTACAGATGGTTCGTGAACAAGTTGAAGCT gaAATTCAACAACTTTCAGAATCAATTCAACAACTCAAACATGCATCAAATAAGTATATAGAAGCTAAAGAAGCTATGGGTGGTCTTAAAGGTACTGATGGAAAAGATATGTTAGTTCCATTAACTTCATCT ATATATTTACCAGgtaaaataaatagtaatgaaAAAGTTTTAGTTGATATTGGTACTGGTTATTATGTTGAAATg ggTATTGAACAAGGtcaaaatttttcaaatagaaAAGTTCAATTAATTACAGAACAAGTTAATAAAGTTCAAACTGCAATCAATATGAAAAGACAAAATTTAGAATCAATTGTTCAAGTTGCACAATCAAAAATATCTCTttacaaacaacaacaagcacaaCAATCACAGCAACAAGtacaacaaaaataa
- the ost4 gene encoding dolichyl-diphosphooligosaccharide-protein glycotransferase, which translates to MITDTQLTLLSNTLGATIFLLIVYYHYVATKTVTAAKKDN; encoded by the coding sequence atgatCACAGATACCCAACTCACTTTATTATCAAACACCTTAGGTGCTACcatctttttattaattgtttactATCATTATGTCGCAACTAAAACAGTCACAGCAGccaaaaaagataattaa
- the wacA gene encoding aquaporin-like protein produces MPFLHLFTPYTNADNTKLILRVNESRLRLFTRQLLAEFFGTLFVVYIVSGSTLAANFAVSDPIVRVCLICLVQGFAFAAIIWSISGISGCQLNPAVTVGCVTTGRMGILNGIAFIIFQCVGALVGAGMMKASLPTFYERDLSATTLATGVNVARGFFLEMVTTSFLVFVVLGVAVYNEWDPKISRVAPLAIGCAVIAGVGFLNLFTGGSLNPARSFGPAVFSDTWHRHYIYWFGPICGGIIAGLFWRIFLSEKVLLIDRPYTDFHRSTYGTATK; encoded by the coding sequence atgcCTTTCTTACATTTATTTACACCATATACAAATGCGGATAATACAAAATTAATTCTCCGTGTTAATGAATCAAGACTTAGATTATTTACAAGACAATTGTTGGCCGAATTTTTTGGAACTTTATTTGTGGTATACATTGTGTCTGGTTCAACATTGGCAGCCAACTTTGCAGTATCAGATCCAATAGTTAGAGTATGTCTAATTTGTCTTGTACAAGGTTTTGCATTTGCAGCAATTATTTGGTCAATTTCGGGTATTTCAGGTTGTCAATTGAATCCAGCGGTAACAGTTGGTTGTGTTACAACTGGTAGAATGGGAATTCTCAATGGTATAGCATTTATTATATTCCAATGTGTTGGTGCATTGGTTGGTGCAGGTATGATGAAAGCATCGCTTCCAACTTTTTATGAACGAGATTTATCAGCAACCACTTTGGCTACTGGTGTCAATGTTGCAAGAGGTTTCTTTTTGGAAATGGTTACAACTTCATTCTTGGTGTTTGTCGTATTGGGTGTTGCAGTTTACAATGAATGGGATCCAAAGATTTCTCGTGTCGCTCCTTTAGCAATTGGTTGTGCCGTTATTGCTGGTGTTGGTTTCTTAAATCTTTTCACTGGTGGTAGTTTAAATCCAGCTCGTTCCTTTGGTCCTGCTGTATTCTCTGATACATGGCATCGTCATTACATCTATTGGTTTGGCCCTATTTGTGGGGGTATCATAGCTGGTTTATTCTGGAGAATTTTCCTTTCTGAAAAAGTTTTACTAATTGATAGACCATACACTGATTTCCATAGATCAACTTATGGTACTgcaacaaaataa
- the arrJ gene encoding ADP-ribosylation factor-related, producing MLSELFNSLASFFSNIFSLFEGKKETRILMIGLDGAGKSTLLYKLKLGDVVSTIPTIGFNVETIEYKNLSMTVWDVGGQHKIRPLWKHYYHGSNAVIFVVDSTDRERMDEVKEEIDNLLIQDELKGTQILVFANKQDMNNAMNTAEIVNSLDLNSIKDRKWYVQPCSAIRSDGIYEGFDWVANSLNNK from the coding sequence atgttatcAGAATTATTCAACAGTTTAGCATCATTTTTTAGTAACATATTCTCATTATTTGAAggtaaaaaagaaacaagaaTATTAATGATTGGACTTGATGGTGCAGGTAAATCAACacttttatataaattaaaattgggtGATGTTGTTTCAACCATTCCAACCATTGGTTTCAATGTCGAAACTattgaatataaaaatttatcaatgaCAGTTTGGGATGTAGGTGGTCAACATAAAATTCGTCCATTATGGAAACACTATTATCATGGTTCAAATGCAGTCATCTTTGTAGTTGATAGTACTGATCGTGAAAGAATGGATGAAGTTAAAGAGGAAATtgataatcttttaattcaagATGAATTAAAAGGTACACAAATATTAGTATTTGCAAATAAACAAGATATGAATAATGCAATGAATACTGCAGAAATTGTAAACTctttagatttaaattcaattaaagataGAAAATGGTATGTTCAACCATGTAGCGCCATTAGATCAGATGGTATATATGAAGGATTTGATTGGGTAGCAAATTCactcaataataaataa
- the tgrC3 gene encoding IPT/TIG domain-containing protein — protein sequence MEQKIILLILFSIFKLGYLMERPYSIDAIFDEKSFTLVFQSHRSYPTRLIMYQNETTPRYEMAPNYFDCSLVIDGNRRYCTFHSDEPLSRLWGSVHSKICVREVSSPIEECPFSISEFYRFPKPTNLKYNKKPKTSGGDIVITGNYLRIRGGPNLLQNTNNPFVIKGNFSDPSFDCNNITVTIPPGSGNFAFSFDEDSWSSRFPFSYESPKISSTVSDSLKHILTINGDNFFTDKKLVEVSINGVNQPNFNISVNHTQIQVNNFSMPDPGPMSVYIMVNEVSMERNFIHCFPAIITSISSVSNYLGGIVTINGEKLSSTLNSSFIPSITIGNKQCTLIKSTTTELECKLDPNEYGGTHLKVDVNFSGCNSTSPNGVSFSYNAPTLSSGSYSNGIVTLIGTRFGKNRESFIQLHSNGINGYINIDQFKILPDEKSLTFKLPLLRCSTFNINFIRSNMTSNTISISASLLINVINRPNLSNGSLNIELYYMDCPISSSSQPSITVGNSSATQCSTPSLQYSNSSFYVTTCSTPYGTGINKQFIFQLNSETVSDEYSYAPPNIENRKFSKGQYNITFYGNNFGNSISYIKVYFNGNDISSEILTLTNNQLTIKTLNSYENGPINITVNGNNMESLFNLKFPPVIYGIINKDNKTIACGGFITVSGKNLLSNGDEFKVKVLANNKNTTIIVQNENMLIVRAESKESPLFVSILIGDDLGPNAILTYLEPKITVISTIKNKKDGISITIGGVCFSGFINASLAVSSENVSLSCNLQYSISPKLSSNETDFTNSSDFILCHSNSFVNETSGVLYLQLSSTPFHYDVKIEETQTSISPSPSPSIGKTSKLSGGQLQVLQLVVLLLLVLSSVM from the exons atggaacagaaaataatattactgATTTTATtctcaatatttaaattaggATATTTAATGGAACGTCCATACTCAATTg aTGCAATATTTGATGAAAAATCATTCACATTAGTATTTCAAAGTCATCGTTCATATCCCACCCGTTTAATTATGTATCAAAACGAAACAACACCAAGATATGAAATGGCaccaaattattttgattgtaGTCTTGTTATTGATGGTAATAGGAGATATTGTACATTCCATTCAGATGAGCCATTATCAAGATTATGGGGTAGTGTTCACAGTAAGATATGTGTAAGAGAAGTATCAAGTCCAATTGAAGAGTGTCCATTTAGTATTTCAGAATTTTATAGATTTCCAAAACCAACTAATttgaaatataataaaaaacctAAAACATCTGGAGGTGATATAGTAATTACTGGCAATTATTTAAGAATAAGGGGTGGTCCAAATTTGCTtcaaaatacaaataatccTTTTGTTATTAAAGGTAATTTCTCTGATCCATCTTTTGActgtaataatattactgtAACAATTCCACCAGGCTCTGGAAATTTtgcattttcatttgatgaaGATAGTTGGAGTAGTCGTTTTCCATTTTCATACGAATCACCTAAAATATCAAGTACTGTTTCAGACTCATTGAAACACATATTAACAATTAATGGTGATAACTTCTTTACAGATAAAAAATTGGTTGAAGTTTCTATTAATGGTGTTAATCAAcccaattttaatatttcagtAAATCATACACAAATTCAAGTGAATAACTTTAGTATGCCTGATCCCGGTCCAATGTCTGTTTATATTATGGTAAATGAAGTCTCAATGGAAAGGAATTTTATTCATTGTTTCCCAGCAATAATaacatcaatatcatcagTATCAAATTATTTAGGTGGTATAGTAACAATTAATGGTgaaaaattatcatcaactttaaattcatcatttatCCCATCAATTACAATTGGTAATAAACAATGTACACTTATTAAATCAACTACAACTGAATTAGAATGTAAATTAGATCCAAATGAATATGGTGGTACACATTTAAAAGTTGACGTTAATTTCAGTGGTTGTAATTCAACAAGTCCTAATGGTGTATCATTTTCATATAATGCTCCAACTTTATCAAGTGGATCATATTCAAATGGTATTGTTACATTAATTGGTACACGTTTTGGTAAAAATAGAGAATCGTTCATTCAATTACATAGTAATGGAATTAATGGTTATATAAACATAGaccaatttaaaatattgcCTGATGAAAAGAGtttaacttttaaattaCCTCTTTTAAGATGTAGtacatttaatattaatttcattcgTTCTAATATGACCTCAaatacaatttcaatttcagcATCACTATTAATAAATGTAATCAATAGACCAAATCTTTCAAATGgatcattaaatattgaattatattatatGGATTGTCCAATTAGTTCATCATCACAACCAAGTATTACAGTTGGTAATTCATCAGCCACACAATGTTCAACACCATCATTACAATATTCAAATTCTAGTTTCTATGTAACAACATGTTCAACACCATATGGTACAGGTATCAATAAACAATTCATATTCCAATTAAACTCAGAGACAGTTAGTGATGAATACTCATATGCTCCACCAAATATTGAGAATCGTAAATTTTCTAAAGGTCAATATAATATTACATTTTATGGAAATAATTTCGGTAACTCAATATCATATATTAAAGTTTATTTCAATGGTAATGATATTTCATCAGAAATTCTAACattaacaaataatcaattaactATTAAAACATTGAACTCCTATGAAAATGGtccaattaatattacagtaaatggaaataatatggaatcattatttaatttaaaatttccacCTGTTATTTATggtataataaataaagataataaaacaattgctTGTGGAGGTTTTATCACAGTTTCTGGTAAGAATTTATTGTCAAATGGAGATGAATTCAAAGTTAAAGTATtagcaaataataaaaacactacaataattgttcaaaatgaaaatatgtTAATAGTTAGAGCTGAAAGTAAAGAGAGTCCACTCTTTGTTTCAATATTAATCGGTGATGATTTGGGACCAAATGCAATATTAACATATTTAGAACCAAAGATTACAGTTATTTCaaccattaaaaataaaaaagatggtATTTCAATAACTATTGGTGGTGTTTGCTTTTCAGGTTTTATTAATGCAAGCTTGGCAGTTTCATCAGAAAATGTTTCTCTTTCATGTAATTTACAATATAGCATATCACCAAAATTAAGTTCAAACGAAACCGATTTTACAAACAGTTCCGATTTTATATTATGCCATTCCAATTCATTTGTTAATGAAACATCAGGAGTATTATATCTCCAATTAAGCTCTACACCATTTCATTATGAtgttaaaattgaagaaacTCAAACATCAATATCTCCATCCCCATCACCATCAATCGGTAAAACATCCAAACTATCAGGTGGGCAATTGCAAGTATTACAATTAGTtgtgttgctgctgttggtTCTCTCGTCGGTTatgtaa
- the gtaS gene encoding GATA zinc finger domain-containing protein 19, with product MSHNKMENNDCICGNNSQPIENNKCSISFIVNDYINTKNTNTAPTTNNNNNNNNSSRDFFDPLTNSNRRCYVINFLNSVCYIRNQPYNIIIHRNAIEKICDCRIFIANEISIYNSLKTKDDLFLNMINLTSFINDCVTELIFLDSFQSSLVIDIQMFSNEIGTRNVPNRKIPTPVLPPLVSDNNSTNLQNQISSQTITSQSPHINNNNTITDANLFPRKRRLNVNNYIVKETMELSKKLRTTNQTSDDYNTPKIIRKLKLRPGDCYMCPNIESNNWRNFIFNGQHITLCNACGLRMIKINKKEKEIQNSMFTTR from the exons ATGTCACATAATAAAATGGAAAACAATGATTGTATATGTGGTAATAATTCTCAACCAATAGAAAACAATAAATGTTCAATTAGTTTTATAGTAAATGATTATATTAATACTAAAAACACCAACACTGCACCAACAactaacaataataataataataataattcaagcAGAGATTTTTTTGATCCATTAACAAATTCAAACAGAAGATGTTATgtcataaattttttaaatagtgtTTGTTATATTCGTAATCAGCCATACAATATAATTATTCATAGAAATGCAATAGAGAAAATTTGTGATTGTAGAATATTTATTGCAAATGag atttcaaTATATAACTCACTAAAAACGAAAGatgatttgtttttaaatatgaTAAATTTGACTAGTTTTATTAATGACTGTGTTacagaattaatttttttagattCATTTCAATCTTCTTTAGTAATAGATATCCAAATGTTTTCTAATGAAATAGGAACTAGAAATGTACCAAACCGTAAAATACCAACACCTGTATTGCCACCTCTTGTTTCTGACAacaattcaacaaatttacaaaatcaaatcaGTTCTCAGACCATTACTTCACAAAGTCcacatattaataataataatacaataacTGATGCCAATTTGTTCCCAAGAAAACGTAgattaaatgtaaataattatattgttAAAGAAACCATGGAATTAAGTAAAAAGTTAAGAACAACAAATCAAACATCAGATGATTATAATACACCAAAGATAATaagaaaattgaaattaagaCCTGGTGATTGTTACATGTGTCCAAATATAGAATCAAACAATTggagaaattttatttttaatggaCAACATATTACACTTTGTAATGCTTGTGGTTTAAGGAtgattaaaatcaataaaaaagaaaaagaaattcaaaactCAATGTTTACAACACGttaa